A portion of the uncultured Draconibacterium sp. genome contains these proteins:
- a CDS encoding SusC/RagA family TonB-linked outer membrane protein, which produces MQNIYRLISRKILLLSLLIFSIGSASVYGQDDDSKVSVSNLGIVVDNYGNPIANVKIQKKGDDAVISSDEQGQFELNAKDGEVLILSHPKFYEKYIKVTPGLLTDAGTEFQLVEKYLEQHENLDVLYGETTKEEYLGAASTIYNNELSSTLSNSIISSFSGRLSGLYVQQHHGFRVPATSANSSQDLIGSVPITGQGTPSDNSQFYLNARGIAPVTVVDGIQRELYSLDPEDIESVSMQRDALSSILLGMRSSRGVLLITTKKPTKGKFQLSFTGKYGVQSAINTPEALPAYQYAYLLNEALQNDGKSPAYTAEDFEAFRNGTNEFTHPNVDWYNTALNKNAPIQSYNLNVTGGSKSASYYVSVGYFNQEGLFETSPMNSYNTNLELDRYLISSKLNIDVTKELNLGVTIIGRIEQGNQPGAGYSNILSDIYRTPNSAYPIYNPDGSYGGDVSFTNNIYSQTINSGYITDESRDIMANLNLNYDLSRFLEGLSASAITNISSQNRGATERSKRSLVYEYTPSEDGVGGTYDPFGNLSPQSNNFISVSNSTYWYGQLALNYEVSKGDHNIDASLVGDMQNILINYDLPMRPANITAKAKYNYAEKYFVEAAVNRSYFNRYMPGKQWGTFYAAGLGWNMKKEAFLADVDWLNKLKIRSVFGRTGNGVENSGYYLWRQTFRQSVMDYTYLQGYSQSLGVATIDNAPLANENITWEKAHKLNVGADISMFNDHLSITADYYRDKYFDLLQIRGKDIALLGFAYPAENIGKKLFKGGEASITYQNNIGNFNYFVTANWGINASEVLFIDEQYKQEEYNKLTGQPDGALFGLVADGFFNSPEEIEQSAVIEGFDIVPGDVKYKDLNGDGVINQYDHTVIGGDKPLSYYGVTAGFNYAGFDFHVMFQGAYNRDMYLGDNTFMAGFQGYGQSYGQAYTHMIERWTPETKETAQYPRLSAGGNTYNMSPNNWASSFWVKSGDYFRVKDIYLAYTLPSSISDRFFGGTKVKFFVSGQNVFTKADCDLVDPEISYFGNYPAQRVLSSGVNIKF; this is translated from the coding sequence ATGCAAAACATATATAGATTGATTAGCAGGAAAATCCTCTTGCTTTCACTCCTAATATTTTCAATTGGAAGTGCTTCCGTTTACGGACAAGATGACGATTCAAAAGTTAGTGTTTCTAACCTTGGAATTGTGGTCGACAATTATGGCAATCCAATTGCAAATGTAAAGATTCAGAAAAAGGGAGATGATGCAGTTATCTCATCTGATGAACAAGGACAATTTGAACTCAATGCAAAGGATGGAGAGGTTCTAATTCTTTCTCATCCTAAATTTTACGAGAAGTATATAAAAGTAACTCCCGGATTATTAACTGATGCCGGAACAGAGTTTCAATTGGTTGAAAAGTATTTGGAACAACACGAGAATTTGGATGTGTTGTATGGAGAAACCACAAAAGAGGAATACCTTGGTGCAGCTTCAACCATTTACAACAATGAATTAAGCAGTACGCTTTCAAATTCTATTATTAGTTCTTTCTCAGGAAGACTTTCCGGGTTGTACGTTCAGCAACATCATGGTTTCAGAGTTCCTGCAACAAGTGCAAACTCAAGCCAGGATTTGATCGGTTCGGTGCCAATTACCGGACAGGGTACACCAAGCGATAATAGCCAGTTTTATTTGAACGCTAGAGGAATAGCACCGGTAACTGTGGTTGACGGTATTCAGCGCGAATTGTACTCGCTTGATCCGGAAGACATCGAATCTGTTTCAATGCAAAGAGATGCGTTATCTTCCATTTTATTGGGAATGAGAAGTTCCAGGGGCGTTTTACTGATAACAACGAAAAAGCCGACAAAAGGAAAATTTCAGCTTTCGTTTACAGGGAAATATGGCGTGCAAAGTGCAATAAATACTCCTGAAGCATTACCTGCCTACCAATATGCATATTTGTTAAATGAAGCATTACAAAACGATGGTAAATCACCTGCCTACACGGCTGAAGATTTTGAAGCCTTTAGAAATGGAACGAATGAATTTACACATCCTAATGTTGATTGGTACAACACAGCTTTAAATAAAAATGCACCTATTCAGAGTTACAACCTGAACGTTACCGGTGGAAGTAAATCTGCCAGTTACTATGTAAGTGTCGGGTATTTCAACCAGGAAGGATTGTTTGAAACTTCGCCGATGAATTCGTATAATACTAACCTCGAGCTCGACAGGTATCTTATCAGTTCAAAACTCAATATTGATGTTACAAAAGAGTTGAATCTTGGAGTTACAATAATTGGTCGAATTGAACAGGGAAATCAGCCCGGAGCCGGTTACTCGAATATTCTGAGCGACATTTACAGAACACCAAATAGTGCCTATCCGATTTATAATCCTGATGGCTCATATGGTGGCGATGTTTCTTTTACAAATAACATCTATTCTCAAACTATAAATTCGGGTTATATCACCGACGAATCTCGCGATATCATGGCAAATCTTAATCTTAACTACGATTTGTCGCGGTTTTTAGAAGGTTTGTCGGCATCAGCTATCACTAATATCTCTTCACAAAACAGAGGTGCAACTGAGCGCAGTAAACGCAGTTTAGTATATGAATACACTCCGTCAGAAGATGGAGTGGGTGGAACATACGATCCTTTTGGAAATCTGTCTCCTCAGTCGAATAATTTTATTTCGGTATCAAATTCAACTTATTGGTACGGACAGCTTGCTCTGAACTATGAAGTTAGTAAAGGAGATCACAATATCGATGCTTCGCTTGTTGGCGATATGCAAAATATACTGATCAACTATGATTTACCAATGCGACCTGCAAATATTACGGCCAAAGCAAAATATAATTATGCTGAAAAGTATTTTGTTGAAGCCGCTGTAAACAGAAGTTATTTTAATCGTTACATGCCCGGCAAACAATGGGGAACTTTTTATGCTGCCGGTTTGGGATGGAATATGAAAAAGGAGGCTTTTCTGGCCGATGTGGATTGGTTGAACAAGCTTAAGATAAGGTCGGTATTTGGTAGAACAGGAAATGGCGTTGAAAACTCAGGTTATTATTTATGGCGTCAAACATTCCGACAAAGTGTAATGGACTATACTTACCTGCAGGGGTATTCGCAATCATTGGGCGTTGCAACCATAGATAATGCTCCTTTGGCAAATGAGAATATTACCTGGGAGAAAGCACATAAATTGAATGTTGGAGCCGACATTAGTATGTTTAACGATCACCTGTCGATTACCGCAGACTATTATCGCGATAAGTACTTCGATCTCTTGCAGATCAGAGGAAAAGACATCGCCTTGCTTGGTTTTGCTTATCCGGCTGAAAATATTGGTAAGAAGCTATTTAAAGGAGGAGAAGCCAGTATTACTTATCAAAATAATATTGGAAACTTTAACTATTTCGTTACTGCAAACTGGGGTATCAATGCTTCTGAAGTATTGTTTATTGATGAACAGTACAAACAGGAAGAGTACAATAAACTTACCGGTCAGCCTGATGGGGCATTGTTTGGTCTTGTTGCCGATGGATTTTTTAATTCACCGGAAGAAATTGAACAAAGTGCAGTAATCGAAGGATTTGATATTGTTCCCGGTGATGTGAAGTACAAAGACCTGAATGGCGACGGTGTAATTAACCAATACGATCATACTGTGATCGGGGGCGACAAACCATTGTCGTATTACGGAGTGACTGCAGGTTTCAATTATGCAGGATTCGACTTTCATGTGATGTTCCAGGGAGCATACAATCGTGATATGTATTTAGGTGACAACACATTTATGGCCGGCTTCCAGGGCTACGGACAAAGCTATGGTCAGGCCTACACGCATATGATTGAGCGATGGACTCCTGAAACAAAAGAAACGGCACAATATCCACGCCTTTCAGCCGGAGGAAATACTTACAACATGAGCCCTAACAACTGGGCATCATCATTCTGGGTGAAGTCGGGCGATTATTTCCGGGTTAAGGATATTTACCTGGCTTACACGCTGCCTTCTTCAATAAGCGATCGTTTCTTCGGAGGTACCAAAGTTAAGTTCTTCGTAAGCGGACAAAATGTATTTACCAAGGCCGACTGTGACCTTGTTGATCCGGAAATCTCATACTTCGGGAACTACCCTGCACAGCGCGTGCTTAGTAGCGGAGTAAATATCAAGTTCTAA
- a CDS encoding RagB/SusD family nutrient uptake outer membrane protein — translation MKIKKYILMLGVGLALLNTSCTDDYESVPLEQFTLDFVFSETDSLGVQAHQYLNSVYSQMQNGHNRVGGDYLDAATDDAISSSLTENDVYKLATGQYTSASQIGSDMRWNQYYEGIRTATTFITNIDKVPLMDTFNDGQPLNRAWKSEARFIRALHYFELIKRYGGVPVLGDHVYQLGEDIELPRNTFEECVEYIVSELDAIKDSLRTAPIADLSTKGHVVTREAALALKARVLLYAASPLFNGGNINATNPLTGYTDYSADRWKLAADAAKSFIDNNSYFQLLPEFDKVFIEDANREIIFFRQGGNGRSIETTNGPVGFSSQNLGNGRTSPSQNLVDAFPMLDGRSITDTSSAYRYDPSAMYQNRDPRLKKTVLHNGASWLNTSLETFDGGVNNPDGATQKTKTSYYLRKFMGPFENEANYYDVRHNWISFRYAEVLLNFAEAQNECAGATDEVYQVIKDLRARAGIESGNDGMYGLTPGMSTEEMRAIIQNERRIELAFEEHRYWDIRRWKIAEEVFNEPVEGLVIIKSGGAMIPNFVDVLSTTFQERQYLYPIPYSEVIKNQNMVQNPGWE, via the coding sequence ATGAAAATTAAAAAATATATTCTGATGTTGGGAGTTGGTTTGGCACTTTTGAATACTTCATGTACAGATGATTATGAGTCTGTTCCTTTGGAGCAGTTCACGCTGGACTTTGTATTTTCCGAAACCGATTCGCTGGGCGTTCAGGCTCACCAATATCTAAACTCGGTTTATTCTCAAATGCAGAATGGACACAACCGTGTTGGAGGCGATTATCTCGATGCCGCAACCGATGATGCAATATCATCATCGTTAACAGAAAATGATGTTTATAAACTGGCTACCGGACAATATACATCGGCAAGCCAGATTGGTTCCGATATGCGATGGAACCAGTATTACGAGGGAATAAGAACGGCTACTACGTTCATAACGAATATTGATAAAGTTCCTTTGATGGATACTTTTAATGATGGGCAGCCGCTAAACAGAGCATGGAAAAGTGAGGCTCGTTTTATTCGTGCACTTCACTATTTCGAATTAATCAAACGTTACGGAGGTGTGCCTGTTTTAGGTGATCATGTTTATCAGTTGGGAGAAGATATTGAGTTACCTCGTAATACCTTCGAAGAATGTGTTGAGTACATTGTAAGCGAGCTTGATGCCATTAAAGATAGCTTAAGAACTGCTCCGATTGCCGACTTGTCTACAAAAGGGCACGTTGTTACACGCGAAGCGGCCTTGGCTTTAAAAGCAAGAGTGCTGCTTTATGCTGCAAGTCCTTTGTTTAACGGAGGAAATATTAATGCAACCAATCCATTAACAGGTTATACTGACTACAGTGCCGACAGATGGAAACTGGCTGCCGATGCTGCAAAATCCTTTATCGACAATAACAGCTATTTTCAATTGTTACCTGAGTTTGATAAAGTATTTATTGAAGACGCCAACCGGGAAATTATATTTTTCCGTCAGGGGGGCAACGGCCGTAGCATTGAAACAACAAACGGACCAGTTGGTTTTAGCAGCCAAAATCTTGGTAACGGAAGGACAAGTCCATCTCAAAACCTGGTTGATGCCTTTCCGATGCTCGATGGTAGGTCAATTACTGATACTTCATCAGCATACAGGTATGATCCCTCAGCAATGTATCAGAACCGCGATCCGCGTTTAAAGAAAACCGTGCTGCATAACGGAGCATCCTGGTTAAATACTTCTTTAGAAACTTTCGACGGAGGAGTAAATAATCCTGACGGAGCAACGCAGAAAACAAAAACCAGTTACTATTTGCGAAAATTCATGGGGCCTTTTGAAAATGAGGCTAATTACTATGATGTTCGACATAACTGGATTTCATTTCGTTACGCGGAGGTGCTGTTGAATTTTGCGGAAGCTCAGAATGAATGTGCAGGTGCAACAGATGAAGTTTACCAGGTAATAAAAGACCTGAGAGCAAGAGCAGGTATTGAGTCCGGTAACGATGGAATGTACGGACTAACTCCGGGAATGAGCACAGAGGAAATGCGTGCCATCATACAGAACGAAAGAAGAATTGAGTTGGCTTTTGAAGAGCACCGGTACTGGGATATAAGGAGATGGAAGATTGCTGAAGAAGTGTTTAATGAGCCTGTTGAAGGATTAGTTATCATTAAAAGTGGTGGTGCTATGATTCCAAACTTCGTGGATGTATTGTCAACCACTTTCCAGGAGCGGCAATATTTATATCCAATTCCTTATTCAGAGGTGATTAAAAACCAGAATATGGTTCAAAATCCAGGCTGGGAGTGA
- a CDS encoding DUF4961 domain-containing protein, producing the protein MKIFNIKVRSISVVKVIPILVLFLLTQCLYLDSVDQESSVKAGDVATFTMNIRVEPAENSSDVRLVVGYLVPKSWDAANNTDVTYTSNIDEGVKTMSLIPEGNLPRNGNGLTWQAGLKNKYGVGPNVLDDMEWIVYWSDEVYNVTNGEKLQAAVSLKTKTGPDNLRAKLGFFLNHTNDGLSNSTDHNKVMYSDCFEVVEGEGSVIDFCELHYNSAQPINATKDDILTIKFQGDIGENILDDASEVYFCGTAYTDNGNAYTVCGMEEKANMLKENEFGHTYSLTFWPAGFFGIPDDESIIRIDYSFLNEDGSLELQQTAEDGTESPFVYEFICK; encoded by the coding sequence ATGAAAATATTTAATATAAAGGTCAGAAGTATATCGGTGGTAAAGGTGATTCCGATACTGGTATTATTTCTTTTGACCCAATGTTTATACCTGGATTCGGTAGACCAAGAATCCAGTGTAAAAGCCGGAGATGTAGCAACTTTCACTATGAATATCAGGGTGGAGCCGGCTGAGAATAGCAGCGATGTAAGACTGGTAGTTGGTTATTTGGTACCCAAAAGCTGGGATGCTGCTAACAATACGGATGTTACTTATACCAGTAACATCGACGAAGGTGTAAAAACTATGTCTTTAATTCCGGAGGGTAACCTGCCCAGGAATGGAAATGGGCTAACCTGGCAAGCCGGTCTGAAAAACAAATACGGCGTTGGACCCAACGTACTCGACGATATGGAGTGGATTGTATACTGGTCAGACGAGGTGTACAATGTTACTAATGGCGAGAAATTACAAGCCGCAGTTTCGTTAAAAACAAAAACCGGCCCTGATAATCTTCGTGCCAAACTCGGATTTTTCCTGAATCATACAAACGACGGATTAAGTAACAGTACCGATCATAACAAGGTGATGTATTCCGACTGTTTTGAAGTGGTAGAAGGAGAAGGAAGTGTAATCGATTTTTGTGAATTACATTATAATTCTGCACAACCAATTAATGCTACTAAAGATGATATCCTTACCATCAAATTCCAGGGCGATATTGGCGAGAACATTCTGGATGACGCAAGTGAGGTGTATTTCTGCGGAACCGCTTATACCGACAACGGTAACGCTTACACCGTTTGTGGAATGGAAGAAAAAGCAAATATGCTTAAAGAGAATGAATTTGGGCATACGTACAGTTTAACATTTTGGCCGGCCGGATTTTTCGGAATACCGGATGATGAGTCCATTATTAGGATCGACTATTCATTCCTGAATGAAGATGGAAGTCTTGAGTTGCAACAAACAGCGGAAGATGGAACAGAATCTCCCTTTGTTTATGAATTCATATGTAAGTAA
- a CDS encoding DUF5004 domain-containing protein, translating to MMKRSKYILRFLFLSAVMAFVIGGCDVLDTEDKEYVESEKTIAGNWKIIEAYRNDVEITDLMDFSQFSVSFNADNSYTIENYLPFIVSDNGSWDLDDPQYPFKILFTVDGEAETLISDLNFPIVDGTRQIGLTFSPGCHSNQYTYILEEVSN from the coding sequence ATGATGAAAAGATCAAAATACATACTACGATTCCTGTTTCTTTCAGCGGTAATGGCATTTGTAATCGGTGGCTGCGATGTGTTAGACACTGAAGACAAGGAATATGTTGAAAGTGAAAAGACGATTGCAGGAAATTGGAAAATTATAGAAGCCTACAGAAACGATGTGGAAATAACTGATTTAATGGATTTTAGTCAATTTAGTGTCAGTTTTAACGCTGATAACAGTTATACCATCGAGAACTATCTTCCCTTTATTGTAAGCGACAATGGGAGTTGGGATTTGGACGACCCACAGTATCCCTTCAAAATTCTGTTTACCGTTGACGGTGAAGCAGAGACGCTTATTTCCGATTTAAACTTTCCAATCGTGGATGGTACACGTCAAATTGGACTGACTTTTAGTCCGGGGTGCCACAGTAACCAATATACCTACATTTTGGAAGAAGTATCTAATTAA
- a CDS encoding RagB/SusD family nutrient uptake outer membrane protein, translating into MKRIIYPVIVLMGIWFMVSCNSADFLDETVTTDLDEATVFSDSTYTTAFLTDIYTNIGFASNFDRFNDWGTSSGGLQTACDEAEPRQLSAITTDVQFATGTVNSVIVDNSSWIRPYENIRKVNQLLKHLPEVPIAEGRKEIYAAEARFLRAWYYFVLVRHYGGVPLIGDVVYTRDDEINTVRNTFAECVDYIVSECDEAAKVLPNNPSGRERGHAGAGACMALKARVLLYAASPLYNGSDFASEFPDIKPLLGYPEYSAERWKLARDAARQVISMNAYSLYIDNAEEAGRGFYRQYIPSDWVADGAYSGTILEHKRAMGRWRENLFQPPSRGGGGGGWPYQELVDAFPMKNGKAITDPNSGYDPNDPYANRDPRLFNSIVYDQVPLRNASIESVPVNIYLGNYNGQPAGQDAVYTGTPTGYYFKKQQHKQAAANYFIEVNQARPLMRYAELLLNYAEAQNEYEGPTTDVFEILKNIRERAGIEPGEDGMYGIDSGMNQEAMREFIQNERRVELAIEGFRIWDVRRWMIAEQTDNKTMHGMEITRNGEEASYKTFEVRKRIFRKAMYFWPIPYAEVAKSPELVQNPYY; encoded by the coding sequence ATGAAAAGAATCATTTATCCAGTGATTGTACTAATGGGGATCTGGTTTATGGTTTCATGCAATTCTGCCGACTTTCTGGACGAAACAGTAACGACAGATCTTGATGAAGCAACCGTTTTCTCTGATAGTACATACACTACTGCATTTTTAACCGATATTTATACCAATATTGGTTTTGCCAGTAATTTCGATCGATTTAACGATTGGGGCACATCAAGTGGTGGTTTACAAACTGCTTGCGATGAGGCTGAGCCTCGTCAGTTATCAGCAATTACAACCGATGTACAATTTGCAACGGGTACAGTAAATTCGGTAATTGTTGATAACAGTTCGTGGATTAGGCCTTATGAAAATATTCGTAAAGTCAATCAGTTGCTTAAGCATCTTCCTGAAGTGCCAATAGCAGAGGGGCGCAAGGAGATTTATGCTGCTGAAGCTCGTTTTTTAAGAGCCTGGTATTACTTTGTTCTAGTACGTCACTATGGAGGTGTTCCTTTAATCGGGGATGTTGTTTATACACGCGATGATGAAATTAATACAGTACGTAACACCTTTGCTGAGTGCGTAGATTACATCGTTTCAGAATGCGATGAAGCTGCTAAGGTTTTACCAAATAATCCTTCTGGTCGGGAACGTGGACATGCCGGTGCCGGTGCTTGTATGGCATTAAAAGCAAGGGTGCTTTTATACGCTGCAAGTCCGTTATATAACGGTAGCGATTTTGCTTCCGAATTCCCTGATATTAAACCACTTTTAGGTTACCCTGAGTACTCTGCGGAACGTTGGAAATTAGCACGCGATGCTGCCCGTCAGGTAATTTCAATGAACGCCTATTCGCTTTATATTGATAATGCTGAAGAAGCAGGACGTGGTTTTTACCGGCAATATATTCCGAGCGACTGGGTTGCCGACGGAGCTTACAGCGGTACAATACTCGAGCATAAACGAGCAATGGGCAGGTGGCGCGAAAACCTTTTTCAACCTCCTTCAAGAGGTGGAGGCGGAGGTGGCTGGCCCTACCAGGAATTGGTGGATGCCTTCCCGATGAAAAATGGTAAAGCCATTACTGATCCGAATTCCGGTTATGATCCGAATGATCCGTATGCGAACCGTGATCCCCGTCTGTTTAACAGTATTGTTTACGATCAGGTTCCATTAAGAAATGCTTCAATCGAGAGTGTTCCGGTAAATATTTATTTAGGCAACTACAATGGACAACCCGCGGGGCAAGATGCAGTTTACACAGGAACACCTACCGGTTATTACTTCAAAAAGCAACAGCACAAACAAGCCGCAGCAAATTATTTTATCGAAGTAAATCAGGCTCGCCCGCTAATGCGTTACGCCGAACTTTTACTCAATTATGCTGAAGCTCAAAACGAATACGAAGGTCCAACTACTGACGTTTTTGAAATTTTGAAAAATATACGCGAACGGGCAGGAATTGAACCGGGTGAAGACGGAATGTATGGAATTGATTCCGGAATGAACCAGGAAGCGATGCGCGAATTTATCCAAAATGAAAGACGTGTAGAACTTGCCATTGAAGGTTTCAGAATTTGGGATGTGCGCCGTTGGATGATTGCTGAGCAAACCGATAACAAAACCATGCATGGAATGGAAATAACCAGGAATGGTGAAGAGGCGAGCTATAAAACATTTGAAGTGCGCAAAAGGATTTTTAGAAAAGCCATGTATTTCTGGCCGATACCATATGCCGAGGTAGCCAAATCGCCGGAGCTGGTTCAAAATCCATACTACTAA